The following coding sequences lie in one Candidatus Kinetoplastibacterium sorsogonicusi genomic window:
- the guaB gene encoding IMP dehydrogenase, whose translation MRLLKKALTFDDVLLVPAYSSILPRDASLKTKLTRNISLHIPLISSAMDTVTESKLAITLAQEGGIGIIHKNMSIEAQAREVACVKRFESGIVKNPITVTPNLKVRDAIDLQKNNGISGLPVIEGKKLVGIVTNRDLRFEENLDQPLSNIMTKHDKLITIKEGSTIKEAQYLMHKHRLERVLIVNDKFELCGLATVKDIIKNTEKPSANKDVHGQLIVGAAVGISKDTDERVAKLVDAGVDVIVIDTAHGHSQGVLNTVKRIKNDYPKIDLIAGNVATSEAALSLINNFADGIKVGIGPGSICTTRIISGVGVPQITAILDVSEALKGSGIPVISDGGVRYSGDVAKAIAAGASSCMMGSMFAGTEESPGEVILFQGKRYKAYRGMGSIGAMATGSADRYFQDHQKDDRKLVPEGIEGMVPYKGSVLEIIYQFIGGIRAAMGYCGCASIKEMQTKTELIEITASGVKESHVHDVQITKEAPNYRSI comes from the coding sequence ATGCGTCTTTTAAAAAAAGCATTAACATTTGATGATGTATTATTGGTTCCAGCTTATTCTAGTATATTACCACGTGACGCATCTTTAAAAACAAAATTAACACGCAATATTAGTTTGCATATACCACTTATTTCTTCAGCAATGGATACTGTTACAGAATCTAAATTAGCAATTACACTTGCTCAAGAAGGTGGTATAGGTATCATCCATAAAAACATGTCAATAGAAGCACAAGCAAGAGAAGTTGCTTGTGTTAAGAGGTTTGAATCTGGTATTGTAAAAAATCCTATCACTGTTACTCCTAATTTAAAAGTACGTGATGCTATTGATTTACAAAAAAATAATGGTATATCTGGTTTACCTGTGATAGAAGGTAAAAAGTTAGTTGGTATTGTAACAAATAGAGATTTGAGATTTGAAGAAAATTTAGATCAACCTTTAAGTAATATCATGACAAAACATGATAAATTAATTACTATAAAAGAGGGTTCTACAATAAAAGAAGCTCAATATTTGATGCATAAACATAGATTAGAAAGAGTTTTAATAGTAAATGATAAATTTGAACTTTGTGGATTAGCTACTGTAAAAGATATTATTAAAAACACGGAGAAGCCATCTGCTAATAAAGACGTTCATGGACAATTAATAGTAGGAGCTGCAGTAGGCATATCTAAAGATACAGATGAAAGAGTAGCTAAATTAGTTGATGCTGGTGTAGATGTTATAGTTATAGATACAGCTCATGGCCATTCTCAAGGAGTTTTAAATACTGTAAAAAGAATTAAAAATGATTACCCTAAAATAGATCTAATTGCTGGTAATGTTGCTACTAGTGAAGCAGCTTTAAGTTTAATAAATAATTTTGCTGATGGTATTAAAGTTGGGATAGGACCTGGTTCTATATGTACCACTAGAATTATTTCAGGTGTTGGAGTGCCGCAAATTACAGCAATATTAGATGTATCTGAAGCTTTAAAAGGATCTGGTATTCCAGTAATATCTGACGGTGGAGTAAGATATTCTGGTGATGTAGCTAAAGCTATTGCTGCTGGCGCTTCTTCTTGTATGATGGGTAGTATGTTTGCTGGTACTGAAGAATCTCCCGGAGAAGTTATATTATTTCAAGGAAAACGTTATAAAGCATATCGTGGCATGGGTAGTATTGGAGCTATGGCTACTGGATCTGCAGATAGATACTTTCAAGATCATCAAAAAGATGATAGAAAATTAGTTCCTGAAGGTATAGAAGGAATGGTTCCATACAAAGGCAGTGTTTTAGAAATTATTTATCAATTTATTGGAGGTATTAGAGCAGCTATGGGTTATTGTGGTTGTGCTTCTATAAAAGAAATGCAAACTAAAACTGAATTAATTGAAATTACAGCTTCAGGTGTAAAAGAATCTCATGTACATGATGTACAAATTACTAAAGAAGCTCCAAATTATAGATCTATATAA
- a CDS encoding RidA family protein, giving the protein MMKKVIHTNKAPKAVGPYSQAISLTNNKLVFLSGQIGLDPLTGKIVSDSFEDQVRQSFKNMYEVIKASGGTLDNIIKLNLFLTDLNNFSIVNNIMSELLSQPYPARSTVEVKGLPKNAKFEIEAIISL; this is encoded by the coding sequence ATTATGAAAAAAGTTATTCATACTAACAAAGCACCAAAAGCAGTAGGACCATATTCACAAGCTATATCACTTACTAATAATAAGCTTGTTTTTTTATCAGGACAAATAGGATTGGATCCTTTAACTGGAAAAATAGTTTCAGATAGTTTTGAAGACCAAGTACGCCAATCTTTTAAAAATATGTATGAAGTAATTAAAGCTTCTGGTGGTACACTTGATAATATTATAAAACTTAATTTATTTCTTACAGATTTAAATAATTTTTCTATAGTTAATAATATTATGTCAGAATTATTATCTCAACCATATCCTGCTAGATCAACAGTAGAAGTAAAAGGGTTACCAAAAAATGCTAAGTTTGAAATAGAAGCAATAATATCATTATAA
- the recG gene encoding ATP-dependent DNA helicase RecG → MKISNSLNKNEIGYSDFISSENFLFFFPIKYQNLTIISKIIDLKIGEKYQIEGIIKNVNITLRPRKQLCAIVADDTGELQIRWLNFYPNLIKKIKIHNKIRLSGTVRKHINNIEIVHPDIINEKSILPTKLTPIYCNIFGLKVNDIKKIIYKLINEKILQETLPKNIIESYNLLSINDAVHTIHFPEISSDIKSLINKTHPAWLRIKFDELVARNLSILSKKNIRFNCRAIPLMKKETSINKFINNLPFSLTNSQIDVIKEISNDLTKPYPMHRILQGDVGSGKTIVAAIAILQAIKNKTQAVLMTPTEILSEQHFKKFSSWFNKLGINIGILTSSQKQNQKNITIQKIVTGEIDLIIGTQAILQDKIIFNRLGLSIIDEQHKFGVWQRSSLKYKNFNNKEYSYIPHQLAMSATPIPRTLAMVILSDIDISTIYELPKGRKPITTKLISNNKKYELIKRIKIEISLGKQAYWVCPIIDQSNKLTLQNVMHTYQEISSALPDINIGIIHGKLTQTEKSAVMNSFIEGNIKILVATTIIEVGVDIENASIMVIENAERFGLAQLHQLRGRIGRGTQNSTCILLYQDPLSEIAMDRLKAMFYTNNGFEIAKKDLQQRGPGEFLGTKQSGDILFKFVDIELDKNLIEPAKQASIYIYENNKELANKHIERWKFISYLR, encoded by the coding sequence ATGAAAATTAGCAATTCATTAAATAAAAATGAGATTGGTTATTCAGATTTTATTTCGTCAGAGAATTTCTTATTTTTTTTTCCTATTAAATATCAAAATTTAACTATTATTAGCAAAATTATAGATCTAAAAATAGGTGAAAAATATCAAATAGAAGGTATAATTAAAAATGTTAATATAACTTTAAGACCACGTAAACAGTTATGTGCTATTGTAGCAGATGATACTGGTGAATTACAAATAAGATGGCTCAATTTTTATCCTAATTTAATAAAAAAGATAAAAATTCATAACAAAATAAGGTTATCAGGAACTGTTAGAAAACATATAAATAATATAGAAATTGTCCATCCTGATATCATCAATGAAAAGAGTATTTTGCCAACTAAATTAACTCCTATATATTGTAATATATTTGGTCTGAAGGTTAATGATATTAAAAAAATCATTTATAAATTAATAAATGAAAAAATATTACAAGAAACTTTGCCAAAAAATATTATTGAATCATATAATTTGCTATCAATAAATGATGCCGTACATACTATACATTTTCCTGAAATATCTAGTGATATAAAATCTTTAATTAATAAAACTCACCCAGCTTGGTTAAGAATAAAATTTGATGAGTTAGTAGCTAGAAATTTATCTATATTATCAAAAAAAAATATTAGATTTAATTGTAGAGCTATTCCATTAATGAAAAAAGAAACATCAATAAATAAATTTATTAACAATTTACCATTTTCTCTAACTAATTCACAAATAGATGTAATAAAAGAAATATCTAATGACTTAACTAAACCATATCCAATGCATAGAATTTTACAAGGTGATGTGGGTAGCGGTAAAACTATAGTAGCTGCAATAGCTATATTGCAAGCTATTAAAAATAAAACACAAGCTGTTCTAATGACACCAACTGAAATATTATCTGAGCAACATTTTAAAAAATTTTCATCTTGGTTTAATAAACTTGGAATTAATATAGGAATATTAACTTCAAGTCAAAAACAAAATCAAAAAAATATTACAATTCAAAAAATTGTTACAGGTGAAATAGATTTAATAATAGGAACTCAAGCAATTTTGCAAGATAAAATTATATTTAATAGATTAGGTTTATCAATTATAGATGAGCAGCATAAATTTGGTGTATGGCAACGTTCTTCATTAAAATATAAGAATTTTAATAATAAAGAATATAGTTATATACCTCACCAATTAGCTATGAGTGCTACTCCTATACCTAGAACTCTTGCTATGGTAATATTATCTGATATAGATATATCAACAATTTATGAACTTCCTAAAGGAAGAAAACCAATAACTACAAAATTAATTTCAAATAATAAAAAATATGAATTAATAAAACGTATAAAAATTGAAATTTCTTTAGGAAAACAAGCTTATTGGGTATGCCCTATAATTGATCAAAGTAATAAACTTACTTTACAGAATGTAATGCATACATATCAAGAAATATCATCTGCATTACCTGATATAAATATAGGTATTATACATGGAAAATTAACTCAAACAGAAAAATCTGCTGTTATGAATAGTTTTATAGAAGGGAATATTAAAATATTGGTTGCTACTACTATAATTGAAGTTGGTGTTGATATAGAAAATGCTTCTATAATGGTTATAGAAAATGCTGAAAGATTTGGTTTAGCACAATTACATCAATTGAGAGGTAGAATAGGTCGTGGTACACAAAATTCTACTTGTATTTTATTGTACCAAGATCCTTTATCAGAAATAGCAATGGATAGATTAAAAGCTATGTTTTATACTAATAATGGTTTTGAAATAGCAAAAAAAGATTTACAACAAAGAGGTCCTGGTGAATTTTTAGGAACAAAGCAATCTGGTGATATATTATTTAAATTTGTAGACATAGAATTAGATAAAAATTTAATTGAACCAGCAAAACAAGCATCTATATATATATATGAAAATAATAAAGAATTAGCAAATAAACATATTGAAAGATGGAAGTTTATATCTTACTTAAGATAG
- a CDS encoding lipoate protein ligase C-terminal domain-containing protein yields the protein MKTLHSKYKVPNGKLIIADIVIEDSLIKEIQISGDFFLEPPIVLEMINKALIGLSIQTNMQEIKTIINRAIPENTVFFGFSPESIAITILKAFTNE from the coding sequence ATGAAAACTTTACATAGTAAATATAAAGTTCCTAATGGAAAATTAATAATCGCTGATATTGTTATAGAAGATTCTTTGATAAAAGAGATACAGATCTCTGGTGATTTTTTTTTAGAACCTCCTATAGTATTAGAAATGATAAATAAAGCATTAATAGGATTATCAATTCAAACAAATATGCAAGAAATCAAAACTATAATTAATCGAGCTATACCAGAAAATACTGTATTTTTTGGATTTTCTCCTGAATCTATAGCAATAACCATTTTAAAGGCATTTACAAATGAATAA
- a CDS encoding YbdD/YjiX family protein, protein MLFNNIKNFKLKIIISYHYFTKTLKMIIGIPDYENYLLHMKNKHPNIKPMNYEEFFKNRQISRYGSNGVVKCC, encoded by the coding sequence ATGTTATTTAATAATATAAAAAATTTTAAATTAAAAATTATTATAAGTTATCATTATTTTACTAAAACATTAAAAATGATTATTGGAATACCAGATTATGAAAATTATTTATTACATATGAAAAATAAACATCCAAATATTAAACCAATGAATTATGAGGAATTTTTTAAAAATAGACAAATATCTAGGTATGGTAGTAATGGTGTTGTAAAATGCTGTTAA
- the tmk gene encoding dTMP kinase produces MHKYGFFITFEGIDGSGKSTHIDWCIKFLKVHNINVIKTREPGGTIVGNQIRDIFLNYNMNAFTESLLSIAARKEHIEKVIKPTLKKGIWVLSDRFNDSMYAYQAGGRGINNIILDKLEKYANIDLIPDLTLLFDISIDISKNRLKKKSLDKFESENSNFFEKVRNEYINLAKIHSNRIMLIDGSKSIIDIRNILMNKLITLIKNFTS; encoded by the coding sequence ATGCATAAATATGGATTTTTTATTACTTTTGAAGGTATTGATGGTTCAGGAAAAAGCACACATATTGATTGGTGCATAAAATTTTTAAAAGTACATAATATAAATGTTATAAAAACGAGAGAACCTGGTGGAACCATAGTTGGAAATCAAATACGCGATATTTTTCTTAATTATAATATGAATGCATTCACAGAATCACTACTCTCAATAGCAGCTAGAAAAGAGCATATTGAAAAAGTTATAAAACCTACTTTAAAAAAAGGTATTTGGGTACTATCAGATAGATTTAATGATTCTATGTATGCTTATCAGGCTGGTGGTAGAGGTATTAATAATATAATTCTAGATAAATTAGAAAAATATGCAAATATTGATTTAATTCCTGATTTAACTTTATTGTTTGATATTTCAATTGATATTTCTAAAAATAGATTAAAGAAAAAGTCTTTAGATAAATTTGAATCAGAAAATTCAAATTTTTTTGAAAAAGTTAGAAACGAATATATTAATTTAGCAAAAATACATTCAAACAGAATAATGTTAATTGATGGATCTAAATCTATCATTGATATCAGAAATATTTTAATGAATAAACTAATTACATTAATTAAAAATTTTACATCATAA
- a CDS encoding TatD family hydrolase, with the protein MYIDSHCHINFPELLKNIDSIIKNMEIKKVSNALVVGIDNKSSNLIINLVKKYKNLWASIGTHPNSHINDDLTYNELCDLSINEKVIAIGETGLDFYNCNSKEIYKIQKNRFCNHIRASINSNLPLIIHTRNAANDTIDILNQEKAFNGVIHCFTETMDFAKKVLDMNFFISLSGIITFKNAQNLRDIIKYIPLDKLLIETDSPFLSPEPYRGKINEPSNVTIVAKKVAEIKNIPIDVVAKNTTNNFFSLFKKISYNQ; encoded by the coding sequence ATGTATATAGATTCTCACTGTCACATAAATTTTCCTGAATTGTTAAAAAATATCGATTCTATAATAAAAAATATGGAAATTAAAAAAGTATCTAATGCTTTAGTTGTTGGTATAGATAATAAAAGTTCAAATTTGATTATTAATTTAGTGAAAAAATATAAAAATTTATGGGCTTCTATAGGAACACATCCTAATTCTCATATAAATGATGATTTAACATATAATGAATTATGTGATTTATCAATAAATGAAAAAGTAATTGCCATAGGAGAAACTGGTCTAGATTTTTATAATTGTAATTCAAAAGAAATTTATAAAATTCAAAAAAATAGATTTTGTAATCATATACGAGCTAGTATAAATTCAAATTTACCTTTAATTATACATACTAGAAATGCTGCTAATGATACGATTGATATTTTAAATCAAGAAAAAGCTTTTAATGGTGTTATTCATTGTTTTACAGAAACTATGGATTTTGCTAAAAAAGTATTAGATATGAATTTTTTTATTTCTTTATCTGGTATTATTACTTTTAAAAATGCTCAAAATTTAAGAGATATTATAAAGTATATTCCTTTAGATAAATTATTAATAGAAACAGATTCTCCATTTTTATCTCCAGAACCATACAGAGGTAAAATAAATGAACCATCTAATGTTACAATAGTTGCAAAAAAAGTAGCAGAAATTAAAAATATTCCAATTGATGTAGTAGCAAAAAATACTACAAATAATTTTTTCAGTTTATTTAAAAAAATATCTTATAATCAATAA
- the asd gene encoding archaetidylserine decarboxylase (Phosphatidylserine decarboxylase is synthesized as a single chain precursor. Generation of the pyruvoyl active site from a Ser is coupled to cleavage of a Gly-Ser bond between the larger (beta) and smaller (alpha chains). It is an integral membrane protein.) has translation MHILEKFFILSQYILPKKLISKIFGFFAYNETSFIKNIFINIFIKFYKIDMTIALEKNINHYKNFNEFFTRKIDLQYRQIDYQISNIVSPVDGYISQFGNIKKYKIIQAKNHNFNIFELLGGNSILINYKKFIKGNFITIYLSPKDYHRVHMPIDGKLQKILHIPGKLYSVNNKSITNIPNIYSKNERVILLFNTNYGDIAIIMVGAIIVSSISTIWTKLIKNDSKRPLEYNFSKKNYFIKKGMEIGSFYIGSTVIILFDQEKISWKDFSNFSNQIKMGEKIGQFII, from the coding sequence ATGCATATTTTAGAAAAATTTTTTATTTTATCGCAGTATATACTTCCTAAAAAACTTATATCAAAAATATTTGGTTTTTTTGCTTATAATGAAACTTCTTTCATTAAAAATATTTTCATTAATATATTTATTAAATTTTACAAAATTGATATGACGATAGCTTTAGAAAAAAATATTAATCATTATAAAAATTTTAATGAATTTTTTACTAGAAAAATAGATTTACAGTATAGACAAATAGATTATCAAATTTCGAATATTGTTTCTCCAGTAGATGGTTATATTTCTCAATTTGGTAATATTAAAAAATATAAAATAATTCAAGCAAAAAATCATAATTTTAATATTTTTGAACTATTAGGTGGAAATAGTATTTTAATAAATTATAAAAAATTTATTAAAGGAAATTTTATAACTATTTATTTATCACCAAAAGATTATCATAGAGTTCATATGCCTATAGATGGTAAATTACAAAAAATATTACATATACCTGGAAAATTATATTCTGTTAATAATAAATCAATTACAAATATTCCAAATATTTATTCTAAAAATGAACGTGTTATATTATTATTTAATACAAATTATGGTGATATAGCAATAATTATGGTAGGTGCTATAATAGTTTCTTCAATCAGTACAATTTGGACAAAATTAATAAAAAATGATTCTAAAAGACCTTTAGAATACAATTTTTCTAAAAAAAATTATTTTATAAAAAAAGGAATGGAAATAGGAAGTTTTTATATAGGGTCTACTGTAATTATTTTATTTGATCAAGAAAAAATATCTTGGAAAGATTTTAGTAATTTTTCTAATCAAATTAAAATGGGAGAAAAAATAGGTCAATTTATAATATAG
- a CDS encoding ferredoxin--NADP reductase: protein MSIFSKEKILEVYHWNNSLFSFKTTRNRSLKFNSGHFLMIGLNINNSIISRAYSIVSSTYDEYLEFLSIKINNGQFTSVLQNIKKNEEILIGTKPVGTLTIDNLLPGKHLYLLSTGTGIAPFLSIIKDFETYELFNKIILVHCVRYIKDLVYQNYILNDLPNHLILGDIIKKKLIYYPIVTRENFEHQGRITDLIDTNKITQDIKLPELNYSHDRIMICGNPQMIYDISKILENKQFSMSTNSKIGNYVIERAFVSK from the coding sequence ATGTCAATTTTTAGCAAAGAAAAAATTTTAGAAGTATATCATTGGAATAATAGTTTATTTTCTTTTAAAACTACTAGAAATAGATCTTTAAAATTTAATAGCGGTCATTTTTTAATGATTGGCTTAAATATTAATAATTCAATTATAAGTAGAGCTTACAGTATAGTTAGTTCTACTTATGATGAATATTTAGAATTTCTTAGCATAAAAATTAATAATGGTCAATTTACTTCTGTATTACAAAATATAAAAAAAAATGAAGAGATATTAATAGGTACAAAACCTGTAGGAACATTAACTATTGATAATCTTTTACCTGGTAAACATTTATATTTATTAAGTACTGGAACTGGTATTGCACCATTTCTTAGCATAATTAAAGATTTTGAAACTTATGAACTTTTTAACAAAATTATATTAGTTCATTGTGTAAGATATATAAAAGATTTAGTTTATCAAAATTATATATTAAATGATTTGCCAAATCATTTAATATTAGGTGATATTATTAAAAAAAAATTAATATATTACCCTATTGTAACTAGAGAAAATTTTGAACATCAAGGAAGAATTACTGATTTAATTGATACAAATAAAATTACTCAAGATATAAAACTTCCTGAATTAAATTATTCTCATGATAGAATCATGATATGTGGAAATCCACAAATGATTTATGATATTAGTAAAATACTAGAAAACAAACAATTTTCTATGTCTACTAATTCTAAAATTGGAAATTATGTAATTGAAAGAGCATTTGTTTCTAAATAA
- a CDS encoding lipoate--protein ligase family protein, producing MNNIFHKYKKWNIVYMEPQSPFLHMAIDEVLLEELVMKPDSMPILRFWEWDSPAVIIGRFQSVKNEINIIESNILNIPIVRRITGGGAMFVEPENTITYSIIIPIEHFINMSFQESYKYLDTWVIDFFNSIGIEAYYKPLNDICTNIGKIGGAAQSRKKNAILHHVTISYKMNYEHMMKILRIGKEKLSDKGIESAIKRVDPLINYTNKSRTNIIKGMIDFFQKNYNATFNNQLNENIINKAIQLSKSKFQKKEWLYTIP from the coding sequence ATGAATAATATTTTTCATAAATATAAAAAATGGAATATAGTATATATGGAGCCACAAAGCCCATTTTTACATATGGCAATAGATGAAGTATTATTAGAAGAATTAGTAATGAAACCTGACTCTATGCCTATTTTGCGTTTTTGGGAATGGGATTCACCTGCTGTAATCATTGGTAGATTTCAATCTGTAAAAAATGAAATAAATATTATAGAATCTAATATCCTAAATATACCAATAGTGCGTAGAATTACTGGAGGAGGTGCTATGTTTGTAGAACCTGAAAATACTATTACATACTCTATTATTATTCCTATTGAACATTTTATTAATATGAGCTTTCAAGAATCTTATAAATATTTAGACACTTGGGTAATAGATTTTTTTAATTCTATTGGTATAGAAGCCTATTATAAACCATTAAATGATATATGTACTAATATTGGTAAAATTGGTGGAGCTGCTCAATCTAGAAAAAAAAATGCTATATTACATCATGTTACAATATCTTACAAAATGAACTATGAACATATGATGAAAATATTGCGGATAGGTAAGGAAAAATTATCTGATAAAGGTATAGAAAGCGCTATTAAAAGAGTAGATCCTCTTATTAATTATACAAATAAGTCAAGAACAAATATTATAAAAGGTATGATTGATTTTTTTCAAAAAAATTACAATGCTACATTTAATAATCAGTTAAATGAAAATATAATTAATAAAGCAATTCAATTGAGTAAATCAAAATTTCAAAAAAAAGAATGGCTATATACTATCCCTTGA
- a CDS encoding carbon starvation CstA family protein, which yields MQEKKKRICDYIIWTFIAILGSFALGVIALSRGETINALWILVAAICVYLIAYRYYSMFIANKVFKLDQHRMTPAFVHNDGLDYVPTNKHVLFGHHFAAIAGAGPLIGPVLAAQMGYLPGMLWILAGVVFAGAVQDFIILFLSIRRDGKSMGDMIKAEIGNIPGVIALFGIFMIMVIILAVLALIVVKALMHSPWGTFTVASTIPIALFMGLYLRYIRPGKVGEISIIGFLFLILAIVFGQYVEHIPFLNFLFNLDGETLTLVLIIYGFTAAVLPIWLLLAPRDYLSTFLKLGTILGLALGIIVVAPELKMPSIVFQFINGGPVWTGKLFPFLFITIACGAVSGFHALISSGTTPKLIENEIQARYIGYGGMLMESCVALMALVAACIIEPGIYYAMNSPAAIIGVTPEEVALTVSSWGFLVTPEDLINTAEKVGENTIISRVGGAPTLAVCMANIFHQVIGGDSMMAFWYHFAILFEALFILTTVDAGTRSGRFILQDLLGSFLPYFKKTNALLPNLIATALCTLSWGYFLYQGVVDPLGGINTLWSLFGIANQMLAAMALTLGTVVLYKMKQDKYAWVTLMPTIWLLICTLTAGWMKLFDNNPNVGFLAHAKLYRNAIESNTIILPARSIDEMYRIITNDYINSSLCFLFMVIVIFIVLSGIKAIIIAKKNRNITTKESQYNFIN from the coding sequence ATGCAGGAAAAAAAGAAAAGAATTTGCGATTATATAATATGGACATTTATTGCAATTCTAGGTTCTTTTGCTCTTGGCGTGATTGCCTTGTCGAGAGGAGAAACAATTAATGCTTTATGGATTTTAGTAGCTGCAATATGTGTTTATTTGATAGCTTATCGATATTATAGTATGTTTATTGCTAATAAAGTATTCAAATTAGATCAACATAGAATGACACCAGCTTTTGTTCATAATGATGGTTTAGATTATGTACCAACTAATAAGCATGTATTATTTGGGCATCATTTTGCAGCAATAGCTGGAGCTGGTCCTTTAATAGGACCAGTATTAGCAGCACAAATGGGTTATTTACCAGGCATGCTATGGATATTAGCAGGTGTTGTATTTGCTGGTGCTGTACAAGATTTTATAATATTATTTCTTTCTATAAGAAGAGATGGTAAATCTATGGGAGATATGATTAAAGCAGAAATAGGAAATATACCTGGAGTTATTGCTTTATTTGGTATCTTTATGATAATGGTAATTATTTTAGCTGTCTTAGCTTTAATTGTAGTCAAAGCTTTGATGCATTCTCCTTGGGGTACTTTTACTGTAGCTTCTACAATACCAATAGCTTTATTTATGGGCTTATATTTAAGGTATATTAGGCCTGGTAAGGTAGGTGAAATATCCATAATAGGTTTTTTATTTTTAATATTAGCGATAGTATTTGGTCAATATGTTGAACATATACCTTTTTTAAATTTTTTATTTAATTTAGATGGTGAGACTTTAACATTAGTTTTGATTATATATGGATTTACTGCAGCAGTATTACCTATATGGCTTTTACTTGCTCCTAGAGATTATTTATCAACTTTTCTAAAGTTAGGTACTATATTAGGATTAGCATTAGGCATAATTGTAGTAGCTCCTGAATTAAAAATGCCAAGTATAGTTTTTCAATTTATAAATGGAGGTCCAGTTTGGACTGGTAAATTATTTCCATTTTTATTTATTACAATTGCATGTGGTGCAGTATCAGGATTTCATGCATTAATTTCTTCTGGAACAACACCTAAGTTAATTGAAAATGAAATTCAGGCTCGATATATTGGTTATGGCGGTATGTTAATGGAATCATGTGTTGCTCTTATGGCTTTAGTAGCAGCATGTATTATTGAGCCAGGTATATATTATGCCATGAATAGTCCAGCTGCAATAATAGGAGTTACTCCTGAAGAAGTTGCTCTAACAGTATCTAGTTGGGGATTTTTAGTAACACCTGAAGATTTGATTAATACTGCAGAAAAAGTAGGTGAAAATACTATTATATCTAGAGTAGGTGGAGCTCCAACTTTAGCTGTATGTATGGCAAATATTTTTCATCAAGTAATTGGTGGGGATTCTATGATGGCTTTTTGGTATCATTTTGCTATATTATTTGAAGCTTTATTTATACTAACTACAGTAGATGCAGGTACACGTTCTGGAAGATTTATTTTACAAGATTTATTAGGCTCTTTTCTACCTTATTTTAAAAAAACAAATGCTTTATTGCCTAATTTGATTGCTACTGCATTATGTACATTATCTTGGGGATATTTTCTTTACCAAGGGGTCGTAGATCCTTTAGGTGGTATTAACACATTATGGTCACTTTTTGGAATTGCTAATCAAATGTTAGCAGCTATGGCTTTAACTTTAGGAACAGTAGTTTTATATAAAATGAAGCAAGATAAATATGCTTGGGTTACATTAATGCCAACTATTTGGTTATTAATATGTACTTTGACTGCAGGTTGGATGAAATTATTTGATAACAATCCAAATGTTGGTTTTCTTGCACATGCTAAATTATATAGAAATGCAATTGAAAGTAACACTATTATTCTACCAGCTAGATCTATTGATGAAATGTATAGAATCATTACTAATGATTATATAAATTCATCATTATGTTTTCTCTTTATGGTGATTGTTATTTTTATAGTATTATCTGGCATAAAAGCCATTATTATAGCTAAAAAAAACCGAAATATTACAACCAAAGAATCACAATATAATTTTATAAACTGA